The genomic window TTAATTTTTCAATGAATAAATTCTCGTCTGGATTTCTTTTAAACTGAATTATTTTAGGTTCATTAGCAACACTGAAATCCACAAAAGAATGTGTTTTTTTAGTTTTGCTTGCATCAAATGAATATCCGTTATAATCAAAATAAAGATTAAGATAGTAGCAATTTTTAAAGAAATCATGAATAGGCTGAATCGTACAGGAAATGATTTTGTCTCGAAGTTCAATCTCAAAACCAGTAGCTTCAATATCAATTTTCTTCGCGATTTGCGGAATAAAGCTTTTGAAATAATCATCAACTAATTTTGAAGGGATTTCAATAGATTTTTTCTTTAAAAAAGGCATCAGCTTTTTAGAGTTCAACTCTTTTAGCTGCCCCAATTTTTTATTAATAATCAGCCAGCCAGGTTCATCCAAAAGAATTTCTGCTTTGCTGTCCATTGGAGAAAAAGTGGTTTCATTTTCTTTTAAAGAAAGGGTATAGGTGATTCCTTCAGCATGCTTGTCAAATTGAATTTGAGGTTCAAAATCAAGTGGATCAATGCTAACTCTTGAACGATAAAAATCTTTTTCAGGTCCAAGATTTAAAGACAAAGGAAATTGTTCTTTTACAATTAAATCGTAAAATGAACTTAAATTGAATTTTAAATGCTGACGAATGGCAAACTCAATTTTCGAATCTTTCTGTAAATCAGCAATTGTTTTGGCTGACTTAATTTTAGCACCGAATTTTTTAAAAATAAATTCGGGTTTAAGAGAATCGCAAGCTGTTAATATTCTTTTTGAGTTAGAATCTAAATTGTCAAAAGTGATTCCGAAACTTTCAAGTACATCTGGACTTGCTTTTTTGTCTAAATATTTGATTTCGCTAGTATTCTCAACAATGTATGCGGTTGGAATATGAACATTCAGATTTTTTTCCAAACTGATGTCAAAACAGAACTGAAATGATTTTGTAGGTTCCAAGATTTAGGGATTTGGTTAGGCTTGTAATTTAGGTTTGGGCAAAAAAATAAAAGGAGTTTTCAAATTATTACTATTTTGAAAACTCCTTTTAAATGAACTTATATCACTTATATGGTGAGAAAATTAGTTTTCCTGTTTAAAGCAAAGCGGAATAATCTCGCCTTTTGCTAAACAGTATTTTTCAACCAATTCTGATGCAATTTTATTAGTATAATCTTCTTCAATTACAATAAATCCAATACTTCTTAATTTATCGAAATAATCGCGTCCGTAAACACGAACGTGGTCATATTGTCCGAAGATTTTTGCGCGCTCTTTCTGATCCGTAATCGAATCATCGGCAAATGTAACCTCGCGAGATAAATCCTGAGGAATTTGAAGAACTGCCATTCCGCCTGGTTTTAAAACACGGTATAATTCCTGCATTGCTTTTGTATCGTCTGGGATGTGCTCTAAAACGTGATTACATAAAATAACGTCATATTCGTTGTCTTTGAAAGGTAAATTGCAGATATCTGCTTTTACATCTGCCAAAGGTGAAAGCAAATCAGTTGTAGTGTAATCTAAGTTTTTTTGCTTGCGGAATCTTTTGTAAAAAGCTTGTTCTGGAGCAAAATGCAATACTTTTTTTGGTGCTGTAAAAAAATCTGTCTGATCGTTTAAATACAGCCAAAGCAAACGATGTCTTTCTAAAGAAAGTGTACTTGGCGAAAGCACATTATTACGCTGTTTTCCGTATCCATAAGGCAAAAACGATTTAAAGCTTTTTCCGTCAATTGGATCTGTAAATTTATCTCCTTTTAAAGAGAAAGCTAAAATTGGACGCGCTACATAACTCAAACGAATTAATAAAGGACGCGGGATTGTATTTAAAACTAATTTGAAAAGTTTTTTCATGGGGTTATTTCACAGAGTTACACTAAGTAGACACAGAGTTTCACAGAGTGTTTATAAATCTTTTTATATTGTTTTTTAATATTTTTGAATCAAAGTTTATGAGCAATCCTAAAGGATAATTTCCAAGTTTAAGATATGTTAGTATTTGTGCAAAATGTACATCTGTAAAAGCCTCAACAGTTTTTAATTCGATAACAATTTTATTTTCAATCAGCAAATCTATTCTATATCCGTGATCTAATTTTATGTCTTTATAAATTATTGGTAAAGCTTTTTGTTTTTCAACAATTAAACCTGAATTCATAATTTCATAATACAAACATTCTTGATAAGCAGATTCTAATAAACCTGGATCCAGCTGTTTGTGAACTTCAATTGCTAAACCAATAATTTTATACGAAATAGCATCTAGTTCATCCTGTGAGACTAAATTTTGAGAATACATTTTTTAAAGGCGTATAAATAATTTTTTGTGAATCTTGGCGTATATCTCTGTGAATCTCGGTGGAATACCTTACAGCACTAATGGAACTTGTCTGAATTCGTCTTCTTCGTTGCTTTCGATTCCTAAAGCTTTGTAGATATATTGGAAAGTCGATAATAATTCAGGTTTTCCATCGATTAAAGCTACATCGTGCTCGAAATGCGCACTAGGTTTTCCGTCAGCAGTTAAGATTGTCCAGCCGTCTTTAAGTTGTTTGATGTTTCTAGTTCCCATGTTGATCATAGGTTCGATTGCTACAACCATTCCTTCGACAAAAAGTTTTCCACGTCCGCGTTTTCCGTAGTTTGGCATCTCTGGTTCTTCGTGCATTTTTTGTCCAACACCATGTCCAACCAATTCACGAACTACTCCGTAACCGTGAGCTTCAGTATATTTTTGAATTGCATTTCCAACATCTTCAACGCGATTTCCAGCTTTAAATTCTCTAATTCCAACGTAAAGAGATTCTTTAGTTACGCGCAAAAGTTTTTTAACTTCTGGTGCAACTTCTCCAATTTCGAAACTGTACGCGTGATCGCCATGGAAACCATTTTTAAAAGCACCACAGTCAACCGAAATAACATCACCGTTTTTAAGAGGAACATTATTAGGAATACCGTGAACAACCTGAGCATTTGGACTCATGCAAAGTGAATTCGGGAAATCGTACAATCCAAGGAAACTTGGAACTGCACCGTGATCACGAATAAATTCTTCGGCCAATTTGTCAAGATATAATGTAGTTACTCCTTCTTTTATTTCAGAAGCAATCATTCCTAATGTTTTTGATACGATTAAAGCACTTTCGCGCATTAATTCTATTTCCTCTCTAGTTTTTTGGATAATCATATTTTTTCCATTTTCAGTTGGCAAAAGTACAATATTTTATCTAAATTTTTTAGCCACGAATTCTCGAATTATCTCAAAACAAAAATTAAAAAAAGATATTACACAAATGAATTAATTAAATTTTAAAGAAAATTCGTGAATTCGTGGCTATCAAAACAATCAATAGAGTTAAAGCGTTTCAGAAAAAAGCCATAAATTAGTAGTGAAAATGTTTGTAATTATGGAAATTTCAACTGATCAAGATATAGCTAAAGTAAAGGCATTAAAGAAAATGAAAGCAACAGCTTTGTCGCTTTTGGGTTTTGCTGTGCTTCTTTTTATAATTGCCATTTACTTCAAAATTCCAATGCTTCAGGCTTTTAGCGAGGCAGCAATGGTTGGAGGAATAGCCGATTGGTTTGCTGTTGTGGCGCTATTTCGCCATCCAATGGGAATTCCGATTTGGCATACGGCTATTATTCCGACTAAGAAAAATGAAATAGGAGAGAACCTAGGGAATTTTGTTTCTGAAGAATTTCTTGATCGAGAAAAATTAGAAGTAAAATTGGACGAATTTAATTTTGCAACCAAAGCTTCAGATTGGCTTTCGAAGGAAGAAAATGCCAATAAAATTGCCAATGCAGTAGTTGTAAATATTATCCCAGGAATTTTAAGAACAATAAAAGATGAAGATGTCAGAAGATTTATTCAGGTTCAGTTTAAGGAAAAAATTGAGGCAATAAATTTTGGTGATTGGGTGGCATTGGCATTAGAACCTTTGCAAAAAGGGAATTTAAAAAATCAGATGCTGACAAATCTTTTGGAAGTTATGAGTACTGAGTTAACGAACAATAAAGATTTAATTAGGCAAAAAGTAAAAGCTTCAACCCCGCTTTTAAGTTTTGGGTTGGTCGATAAAAGTATCACAGAAGGTGTTTTTAATGGTTTGCAGGATTTTTTGAATGAAGCGAAAAAGCCAGAAAGTGCGGTGCGTTTAAAAATTGACGAATACATTTTTAATTTCTTGGAAAAGGTAAAAAACTCTGAAGAAATGAGAGTTAAAATCAATGATATGATTTTAGGTTTTGTTGGAAAAAAAGAGGTTCAGGATTATATCAATAGCATTTGGGATGAAATTAAATTGTCCATTACAAACGATTTAAATAAAGGCGATGATTCTTCGATAAAAAAAAGCATTTCAAATTTAATTCAGACTTTCGGAAACGGAATCAAGGAAGATCCTGTTATGATTGACAAAATAAATGGTTTTATTAAAAATGATTTGCTTTCAATGCTTTTGAATAACAAAAAAGTAATTGGAGATTTGATTTCGTCGACCGTAAAAAGCTGGGATGGAAAAGAGGTTTCTGAAAAATTAGAATTAGAAATAGGTAAAGATCTTCAATATATCAGGATTAACGGGACTTTGGTTGGAGGTGTAATTGGGCTTGTGATTTATGGCGTTGAGCAACTTTATCATTTTGTTTTTTGAACCATATAAGTGATATAAGGAAATATAAATGAGCATTGCTTAATTTAAGAAGCAAAAATCATATAAGATAAAAGCTGAATTAAGCTTTGCATTCTAGTATAAAATAGTTCTCGCAAAGTCGCAGAGACGCAAAGTTTTATAAATTTCTTTGCGACTTAGCGTCTTTGCGAGATTTTTTTAAGTTCTATTTAATGAACTTATATAACTTATATGGTGAAAATTATAGAAGTGAATGACAAGTCATTGCATTCGGCTGTTGCACGCCCATTAATTCTAAAATAGTAGGGGCAATGTCGCCTAAAACACCATCTTGAATGTTTTTCAATTCTTTGTCAACCAAAATAATCGGCACTGGGTTTGTTGTGTGTGCAGTATTTGGAGACCCGTCAGGATTGATCATCGTTTCGCAGTTTCCATGATCGGCAATTACAATTGTAGTGTAATTGTTAGCAAGAGCTGCTTCGATAACTTGTTTTGCACAAGCGTCAACCGCTTCACAAGCTTTAATTGCAGCTTCCATAATTCCGGTGTGACCAACCATGTCTCCGTTTGCAAAGTTTAAACAAACGAAATCTACTTCACCTTTATTTAATTCAGGAACAAGAGCATCTGCCAATTCGTAAGCGCTCATTTCAGGTTTTAAATCATAAGTTGCCACTTTTGGAGAGTTTCTTAAAATTCTTGATTCGCCTTCAAAAGGAGTTTCTCTACCTCCCGAGAAGAAGAAAGTTACGTGCGGATATTTCTCAGTCTCCGCAATTCTGATTTGTTTTTTGCCTGCTTTTTCTAAAACCTCACCAAGCGTTTCAGTGATATTATCTTTATTGTAAACCACTTTTACGTTTTGGTACGTTTCGTCGTAGTTTGTCAATGTTACATAATAAAGGTTTAGTTTATGCATGTTTTGCTCGTGGAAATCTTGCTGAGAAAGAGCTTCTGTAAGTTCACGTCCTCTGTCTGTTCTAAAGTTGAAGAAAATTACAACATCACCTTCAACAATTGTAGCAAGAGGTTTTGCATTTTCATCAACAATTACAACTGGTTCGATAAACTCATCTGTTACATCTTTTGCGTAGCTGTCTAAAACACTTGCAACAGCGTTTGTTGATGGAGTTCCAACGCCGTTAACAAGAAGATCGTAAGCCAATTTTACGCGCTCCCA from Flavobacterium sp. KACC 22763 includes these protein-coding regions:
- a CDS encoding DUF445 domain-containing protein translates to MEISTDQDIAKVKALKKMKATALSLLGFAVLLFIIAIYFKIPMLQAFSEAAMVGGIADWFAVVALFRHPMGIPIWHTAIIPTKKNEIGENLGNFVSEEFLDREKLEVKLDEFNFATKASDWLSKEENANKIANAVVVNIIPGILRTIKDEDVRRFIQVQFKEKIEAINFGDWVALALEPLQKGNLKNQMLTNLLEVMSTELTNNKDLIRQKVKASTPLLSFGLVDKSITEGVFNGLQDFLNEAKKPESAVRLKIDEYIFNFLEKVKNSEEMRVKINDMILGFVGKKEVQDYINSIWDEIKLSITNDLNKGDDSSIKKSISNLIQTFGNGIKEDPVMIDKINGFIKNDLLSMLLNNKKVIGDLISSTVKSWDGKEVSEKLELEIGKDLQYIRINGTLVGGVIGLVIYGVEQLYHFVF
- a CDS encoding class I SAM-dependent methyltransferase; its protein translation is MKKLFKLVLNTIPRPLLIRLSYVARPILAFSLKGDKFTDPIDGKSFKSFLPYGYGKQRNNVLSPSTLSLERHRLLWLYLNDQTDFFTAPKKVLHFAPEQAFYKRFRKQKNLDYTTTDLLSPLADVKADICNLPFKDNEYDVILCNHVLEHIPDDTKAMQELYRVLKPGGMAVLQIPQDLSREVTFADDSITDQKERAKIFGQYDHVRVYGRDYFDKLRSIGFIVIEEDYTNKIASELVEKYCLAKGEIIPLCFKQEN
- the map gene encoding type I methionyl aminopeptidase, whose protein sequence is MIIQKTREEIELMRESALIVSKTLGMIASEIKEGVTTLYLDKLAEEFIRDHGAVPSFLGLYDFPNSLCMSPNAQVVHGIPNNVPLKNGDVISVDCGAFKNGFHGDHAYSFEIGEVAPEVKKLLRVTKESLYVGIREFKAGNRVEDVGNAIQKYTEAHGYGVVRELVGHGVGQKMHEEPEMPNYGKRGRGKLFVEGMVVAIEPMINMGTRNIKQLKDGWTILTADGKPSAHFEHDVALIDGKPELLSTFQYIYKALGIESNEEDEFRQVPLVL
- the gpmI gene encoding 2,3-bisphosphoglycerate-independent phosphoglycerate mutase; amino-acid sequence: MNKKVILMILDGWGKSPDPKVSAIDNANVPFINSLYKNYPSAQLRTDGLNVGLPEGQMGNSEVGHMNLGAGRIVYQDLAKINLAVEHKTLAKEQVLIDAFTYAKDNNKKVHFLGLVSDGGVHSHTSHLRGLIDASQEYGLDQVYVHAFTDGRDVDPKSGAKYIHDLEDYIKDTPVKIASIVGRYYAMDRDKRWERVKLAYDLLVNGVGTPSTNAVASVLDSYAKDVTDEFIEPVVIVDENAKPLATIVEGDVVIFFNFRTDRGRELTEALSQQDFHEQNMHKLNLYYVTLTNYDETYQNVKVVYNKDNITETLGEVLEKAGKKQIRIAETEKYPHVTFFFSGGRETPFEGESRILRNSPKVATYDLKPEMSAYELADALVPELNKGEVDFVCLNFANGDMVGHTGIMEAAIKACEAVDACAKQVIEAALANNYTTIVIADHGNCETMINPDGSPNTAHTTNPVPIILVDKELKNIQDGVLGDIAPTILELMGVQQPNAMTCHSLL
- a CDS encoding GxxExxY protein — encoded protein: MYSQNLVSQDELDAISYKIIGLAIEVHKQLDPGLLESAYQECLYYEIMNSGLIVEKQKALPIIYKDIKLDHGYRIDLLIENKIVIELKTVEAFTDVHFAQILTYLKLGNYPLGLLINFDSKILKNNIKRFINTL